From Polaribacter butkevichii, a single genomic window includes:
- a CDS encoding efflux RND transporter periplasmic adaptor subunit, protein MKHHKLLTLLSLSVFLVIASCAKEAKQTTAAANQPAPSFPVIAMQTKTVTGYKEYPTSIEGIVNSAVRAKVSGYIQKVMVDEGQKVRKGQVLFKIETQSLSQDAGAAKARINVAQVEVNKLIPLVEKNIISAVQLETAKANLAQAKANYSSISASIGYGTIRSQVDGYVGAINFREGALVSPADPTPLTTVSDISKVYAFFSLNESQYLDFLQNAKGKNLAEKLANYSAINLVLANGSIYAEKGKIETSTGQVNKNTGTISLRAVFNNPNQLLTNGNSGKIQIPTVYENAIVVPQAATYEQQGNIMLFKLDKENKVTSSIIKVKATVDNLYVVTSGVDLNDKIIASGVGKLRNGMAISPKETSFDEALKPVAILFKN, encoded by the coding sequence ATGAAACATCATAAATTATTAACACTACTATCACTAAGCGTATTTTTAGTTATTGCAAGTTGTGCAAAAGAGGCAAAACAGACAACAGCTGCAGCAAACCAACCTGCACCTTCTTTTCCTGTAATTGCAATGCAAACTAAAACAGTAACGGGTTACAAAGAATACCCAACAAGTATAGAAGGTATCGTAAATAGTGCTGTAAGAGCAAAGGTTTCTGGATACATTCAAAAAGTAATGGTAGACGAGGGACAAAAAGTACGTAAAGGACAAGTATTATTTAAAATAGAAACACAATCTTTAAGTCAAGATGCCGGAGCAGCAAAAGCTCGTATTAATGTAGCACAGGTAGAGGTTAACAAATTAATACCTCTAGTAGAAAAAAACATAATAAGTGCAGTACAATTAGAAACTGCAAAAGCTAATTTAGCACAAGCAAAAGCTAATTATAGTAGTATTTCTGCAAGCATAGGTTACGGTACCATAAGAAGCCAAGTAGATGGTTATGTTGGTGCAATTAATTTTAGAGAAGGTGCATTGGTTAGTCCTGCAGATCCTACTCCATTAACAACGGTTAGTGATATTAGTAAGGTATATGCTTTTTTTAGTTTAAACGAAAGCCAGTATTTAGACTTTTTACAAAATGCAAAAGGTAAAAACTTAGCAGAAAAACTAGCTAATTATTCTGCAATCAATTTAGTTTTAGCTAACGGTAGTATATATGCAGAAAAAGGGAAAATAGAAACCAGTACAGGACAAGTAAATAAAAATACAGGTACTATTAGTTTAAGAGCTGTTTTTAACAATCCTAACCAACTATTAACAAATGGTAATAGTGGTAAAATTCAAATTCCAACAGTTTATGAAAATGCCATTGTGGTTCCGCAAGCAGCAACTTATGAGCAACAAGGAAACATTATGTTATTTAAGTTAGATAAAGAAAATAAAGTTACAAGCTCTATTATTAAGGTAAAAGCAACTGTAGATAATTTATATGTAGTAACATCTGGTGTAGATTTAAACGACAAAATTATAGCATCAGGAGTTGGTAAATTAAGAAATGGTATGGCTATTTCTCCTAAAGAAACTTCTTTTGATGAAGCTCTTAAACCAGTAGCAATCTTATTTAAAAACTAG
- a CDS encoding GbsR/MarR family transcriptional regulator: MKEEICKKKMALVERLGVHLENREQLAPVAARILSYIILTGKKGATFEDMVSILCASKSTISTHLNHLQDLNKIEYFTKTGDRKKYFIINKDTIIQHVDRMISHWQEERSIHLEIKDYKEKQNSLKIENEEDKFDLSFHNDYVKFIDEASFSVKTLREKLINNQFHI, translated from the coding sequence ATGAAAGAAGAAATCTGCAAGAAAAAAATGGCTTTGGTAGAAAGACTGGGTGTTCATCTAGAAAATAGAGAACAATTAGCACCTGTTGCAGCTCGTATTTTATCTTATATAATTTTAACAGGTAAAAAAGGAGCCACTTTTGAAGATATGGTAAGTATTTTATGCGCTAGTAAAAGCACTATATCTACCCATTTAAATCATTTACAAGATTTAAATAAAATTGAGTATTTCACCAAAACAGGAGATCGTAAAAAATATTTTATCATTAATAAGGATACTATTATTCAACATGTTGATAGAATGATAAGCCATTGGCAAGAAGAACGCTCAATACATTTAGAAATTAAAGACTATAAAGAAAAACAGAACAGTCTAAAAATTGAAAATGAAGAAGATAAATTTGATTTAAGTTTTCACAACGATTATGTTAAGTTTATAGATGAAGCATCATTTTCAGTAAAAACATTAAGAGAAAAATTAATAAACAACCAATTCCATATTTAA